One window of the Pseudomonas sp. S04 genome contains the following:
- a CDS encoding TonB-dependent receptor, giving the protein MSRQPQQSPVSSPRLLASAIGVAITASSAGHMVFAAEKTDTKTSGNAIALDATSVTGEQDDTSYKTDTSASKKYTAPLRETPKSVTVIPQQVIRDTAATSLVDALRTTPGITFGAGEGGNPAGDRPIIRGFNAESDVFVDGMRDPASQSREIFNVESIEVSKGPGSAFTGAGSTGGSLNLVSKTAKLGNAYNGGFTWGSDQTKRTTLDLNQQMTDSSAFRLNLMKHEANVAGRDAVDVSRWGVAPSFAFGLGTDTRLTVGYYHVETDDMPDYGIPLASSPNRSKYNVDKPVHVDRDNFYGLTGRDYRQTSNDSGTIKIEHDLNDDLTVSNSFRMSRSTLDYIVTNPDDSKGNVVNGSVYRGTKSRNSTSSGWINQTDLNAKFNTGSIEHSLVTGLEFSYQDTHNRPYALTSSASGTKCNPALFNSGDCTSLYKPTPGDNWIGTITDSAAFTDTDTKTAAAYVFDTLKFNEQWSLNLGLRYDNYQTESSGYANAGRNTPAGAFSRENTSDLLNYQIGVVYNPLPNGSIYAAYSTSSNPAGETSGNGGLELTAANSDLDPEKNRNYEIGTKWDFFGDDLSLTAALFRTEKTNARIDDPDGATTQVLDGEQRVNGLELGYSGKLTRNWKVFGGYTYMESEVVKTTLAADEGNHMPSTPRNNFTLWSTYDLVPDKLTVGAGATFVDSQFGNVANSVEIPSYWRYDAMASYRLTKNIDLQLNVQNLADKRYFDQVFQTHYAHVAAGRTALLNANFHF; this is encoded by the coding sequence GCGTGGCGATTACCGCCAGCTCCGCCGGCCACATGGTTTTCGCCGCCGAAAAGACTGACACGAAAACCTCCGGCAATGCGATCGCACTGGACGCTACCAGCGTGACCGGTGAACAAGATGACACCTCCTACAAGACCGACACTTCGGCCTCCAAGAAATACACGGCGCCCCTGCGCGAGACGCCAAAAAGCGTCACCGTGATTCCACAACAAGTGATTCGCGACACGGCTGCCACCAGCCTTGTGGACGCACTGCGCACCACGCCCGGTATCACTTTTGGCGCAGGCGAAGGCGGTAACCCCGCCGGTGACCGCCCGATCATTCGTGGCTTCAACGCCGAAAGCGACGTGTTCGTCGACGGCATGCGCGACCCGGCTTCCCAGAGCCGCGAAATTTTCAACGTTGAATCGATCGAGGTCAGCAAAGGGCCGGGGTCGGCCTTCACTGGCGCCGGCTCCACCGGTGGTAGCCTGAACCTGGTGAGCAAGACCGCCAAACTGGGTAACGCCTACAATGGTGGCTTCACGTGGGGGTCGGACCAGACCAAGCGCACCACCCTCGATCTGAACCAGCAAATGACAGACAGCTCGGCGTTTCGCCTGAACCTGATGAAGCATGAAGCGAACGTCGCCGGCCGCGATGCGGTGGACGTGAGCCGCTGGGGTGTAGCGCCATCCTTCGCCTTCGGCCTGGGCACTGATACACGGTTGACCGTCGGCTACTACCACGTTGAAACCGACGATATGCCCGACTACGGCATTCCGTTGGCCTCGAGCCCCAACCGCAGCAAGTACAACGTCGATAAACCGGTGCATGTCGATCGCGATAACTTCTACGGCCTCACCGGTCGTGACTATCGCCAGACCAGCAACGACAGCGGCACCATCAAGATCGAGCACGATCTGAATGACGACCTGACTGTGTCGAACAGTTTCCGCATGTCGCGCTCGACCCTGGACTACATCGTTACCAACCCTGACGACAGCAAGGGCAACGTGGTCAACGGCAGCGTGTACCGTGGCACCAAGAGCCGTAACTCGACGTCCAGTGGCTGGATCAACCAAACGGATCTGAACGCCAAGTTCAATACCGGCAGCATCGAGCACAGCCTGGTTACCGGCCTTGAGTTTTCCTATCAAGACACCCATAACCGCCCTTACGCGCTGACCTCGAGCGCCAGCGGTACTAAATGTAACCCTGCCCTGTTCAACTCTGGCGACTGCACCAGCCTGTACAAGCCAACGCCTGGGGATAACTGGATCGGCACGATCACCGACAGCGCCGCCTTTACCGATACAGACACCAAAACCGCAGCGGCCTATGTGTTCGATACGTTGAAATTCAACGAGCAATGGTCCCTGAACCTGGGCTTGCGTTACGACAACTACCAGACAGAATCCAGTGGCTACGCCAACGCTGGTCGCAACACACCCGCCGGCGCCTTCTCTCGCGAGAACACCAGCGACCTGTTGAACTACCAGATCGGCGTGGTCTACAACCCGCTGCCCAACGGTAGCATCTACGCCGCCTACTCCACGTCCAGCAACCCGGCTGGCGAAACCAGCGGCAATGGCGGCCTGGAACTGACTGCGGCCAACAGCGACCTGGATCCGGAAAAGAACCGCAACTATGAAATCGGCACCAAATGGGACTTCTTTGGTGACGACCTGTCGTTGACTGCCGCACTGTTCCGTACCGAGAAAACCAATGCGCGCATTGACGATCCGGATGGCGCCACCACTCAAGTGCTGGACGGCGAGCAGCGGGTCAACGGTCTGGAGCTGGGCTACAGCGGCAAGCTGACGCGTAACTGGAAAGTATTCGGCGGATACACCTACATGGAAAGCGAAGTGGTCAAAACCACCCTCGCCGCCGATGAAGGCAACCACATGCCGAGCACTCCACGTAACAACTTTACCCTGTGGTCGACTTATGACCTGGTGCCCGACAAGTTGACCGTCGGCGCGGGTGCCACCTTCGTTGATTCGCAGTTCGGCAACGTCGCCAACTCGGTAGAGATCCCGTCCTACTGGCGCTATGACGCGATGGCCAGCTATCGCCTGACGAAAAACATTGACCTGCAACTCAACGTCCAGAACCTGGCTGACAAGCGTTATTTCGACCAGGTCTTCCAGACGCACTACGCCCATGTGGCGGCGGGTCGCACCGCACTGCTGAACGCTAACTTCCACTTCTAA